The following DNA comes from Sinorhizobium mexicanum.
GTCCCCGAACAACAGCCAGTACACGATGCAGGAAATCGTCGATGCCGGCCACAGCTTCTTCGGGGAGACCTCGGGCGGACTCGCCAAGGTCGTCGAACGCGCCTTCGAGCGCTACGGCCTGCCGAATGGCTACATTCTCGGACAGGAAGGCTCCGGCGCCTTCATCGCCGGCCTCACCTACGGCGAGGGCGAGCTCTATACGAAGAATGTCGGACAGCACACGGTGTTCTGGCAGGGTCCCTCGCTGGGGCTCGATTGGGGCGGCCAGGGTAGCCGCGCCATGATGCTCGTCTACAATCTTTCGAGCGTTCCGGCACTCTACAAGCGCTTCGGCGGCGTTTCCGGCTCCGCTTACGTTGTCGCCGGCGTCGGCATGACCGTATTGACGGACGAGCAGGTTGTCGTCGTGCCGATCCGCACCGGCATCGGCGCAAGGCTTGGCCTCAACGTCGGCTACCTCAAGTTGACGCAACAGCCGACATGGAACCCCTTCTGAGGCGCTTCAAGCGGCGGCTTGCTCCCGGGGGCCGCTGATCGCGCCCTCGACGAACGCAACTCTCATCTCTCCGTCTCACCGAAATTGGCGCGTCTGAAAAGGCGCGCTTTCCTGTTGCAGCACTTGCAGCATTTCAGCCATCATGTTTACTGCAGAAGAAGCACCCGAGATGGCGCCCTGTCTTCGCGGCGGGCAACCCATCCGGTCCAGATTGAAACGGCCAGCTCGTGATTGAATATGCGCTCCTCTTTGCCCTGGGCTTCCTGACGGCAGTCGTCATCGGCCTGATGATCGCCCCCGCCATTCAAAGGCGCATCGTGCGCTTTGCGGAGGATCGCCTCAAGGCGACCATGCCGCTCAGCCCCCAGGAGGTGCGAGCCCAGAGGGATGCCGCCCGCGCCACCTATGCTGCCGAAAATGCCAAGGCCCAGCAGGCGCTCCGGCGCGAACGCGACAAGACCGTCACGCTGATGCTGCAAAACGAGAATACCCTCCGCGAGGCGCGCAGGCTTGCCGGGGAAAACGCCGATCTGCAGACCCAGCTTGCCGATATGAACGTGGAAGCGGCCGACTTGCGCTCCACTGTCCGCCAACTCGAGCAACGCCTCGAGCAGATGAAGGCAACCTTTGAGACCTCGGAAAAGGACAACGGTGCAAAGAGCGATACGATCCGCACGCTCAACGGCCAGATGGACAAACACTCGGCGGACATCGACAATTTTCGGATAGACCTCGCCGCACGCGAAACCGAGATCGAGCATCTGAAGAGCCGGGTCGCCGCGCTGCATGACGAGCGCCAGGGGCTGCGCGGCGATCTCAAGGCCGAGAATGCCCGCGCACGGGAATTGGAATTGCGGCTCAGCCGGGACGAGACCCGGATACGCCAGCTCGAAACCGCCGTCGCGCGCGAAGCCGCCACCAATGCGGACCGCGAGAAAGCGCTCGCGCGGCGGGCGGACGAGATCGACAAATTGAAGGCGCGGCTGAAAGAGTTGAACCAGCAAATGCGCGAAGCGACGAAGGCCCTTCGCGCGGCCGGACTGGCTGTTCCGAAAAAGGCCGTCGCTGCGGACGCCGTGGATGGCGCGCGCGCCGAGCCACACGCAGAAGCAGTGCGGGCCCCGGGTACGACGATACTGACCGAAGACCTGCGCAACCGCTCCACCGCGCTTTCGGAGCGTCTGATAAACGCCAAGTCCGCCGCGCACGACGAGGCGCTGCGGCAGGAGATCGCCGACATCGCCGCGGGCATGATTGCGCTGACGGCCGCGAGCGAGGGCAAGACATCGCCGATCCGCGGTCTGCTCGCCGGCGAGGAGACGGACCCGGCGCCAACCCGCAAGAGTCTCGCAAGCCGCGCCAAGGATATCCTGCCGCCGGAGTGAGCGCGCTGGGAGCGTGAACCCGCCCTCGCCGCGTCGTGAGCAGGCTTGACCGCCGCAAGGCACGAGCTTCAAAGCCGCGCGTTGATCAGTGCAACCTGATGTAGTGCTATGCCGGCAGCCATCGCGACGTTCAGGCTGTCGAGACCCGGCCGCTGGCGGATGCGCGCGGTGTGGATCGCAGACAGGATAGCCTCCGGCAGCCCTTCGCCTTCGGTGCCGACGAGAAGCGCCGTGCGTGGCGCTGGCGGGATGTTGCTGATGTCGACCGTGCCGCGCGGCGACAGCCCCCAGATCGCGAAACCGGCGGCCTGAAGTCGTTCGATCAGTGCAGCCCCCGTCCCTTCCCGTGCGAACGGCATCGTCAGCACCGATCCGACCGACACTCGGATCGCCTTGCGGTACATCGGATCGCAGCTCGTTGCATCCATGAGGACGGCGTCGACCCCGAAGGCGGCGGCATTGCGAAACAACGAGCCCATGTTGTCGTGGTTCGAAATCCCGCAGGCGGCGAGGACAAGGCTCTCTGCCGGAAGGCTGGCGATGAGCGAATCCCGATCCGGCATTGCATCGCGCCGCCCGAGCGCCAGCACGCCGCGATGCATGTTGAAGCCGGCGATCGCGTCGAAAGCCGGACCACCCGCCACGTAGACCGGGATCTCGGCCGGAAATTCCGCAAGCAACTCGGTCAAGCCGGCAACTCGGCTCTCGAGCAGCAGGATCGCCTCGGCGGCGATGCCACGCCGGGCGCGATGAGCTGCAGCCAGCATGCGGAGCACGACCGTGCCTTCGGCGATGAAGCGACCCTGCCGCCCCGTGAGATCCCGCTCCTTGATCGCGACGAACCCGGCGATGCGGGCATCGGACGGATCATCGATGCGGATGAGGGAAGACAGCGTCATGGCGAAGCCGTCAATTGGTCCGGACGGTGATGTCGGCGACGATGCGCCCGGCAGGAATGTCGAACACGATCGCACGCGGCTCGGCGCCCGGCAGGTTGCCGTAGAAAAGCACCTGCGACCCGGAGAGCGCGACATTGCTCACCGAAAACCCAGCCGGCAGCGCGGCGATCGCGCTTACTGGCGCGTCGCTCGGCACGCTCACGGCCACCGGCGCTGCCTCCGCGCCACCATTCGTTCGGGTCACCTTGTAGACAATCGTCCCGAGGACAGCCATAAGCATGACGAGCATCACGCCGGCCGAGACGAGCTGCAGGCGCACCATCTTGCGACGGACGTTTTCCATCGCGGGATCAAGCGGCTTTTCTTCCTGTTCATCGGGCTCGATTGCAGTCATGGCTGGCTTTCTGTCGGAATTGAAACGGAATGAACGATCCCTTTAAACAAGCGGCCGGCAATAGGAAAGTCCTGAAGGCCAACGAGGACGCGGCGGGAAGGCTGGACGCGTTCCTCACGGGCGCGCTTTCGGGCGAGTTTTCCCGCAATCGCATCAAGAGCCTGATCGAGCAGGGCGCCGTCTCCATCAACGGCAAGGCGATTACCGAGCCGAAGCGGAAGGTACATCCCGGCGACGTGTTCGAGATCGTCCTGCCTCAGCCCGTGGATCCCGAACCGAAGGGCGAGGAGATCCCCCTCGACGTGCTTTACGAGGACGATGATCTGATCGTCCTTGTGAAACCGGCCGGCCTGGTCGTGCATCCGGGTGCCGGTAACTGGACGGGCACGCTCGTCAACGCGCTTATCCACCATTGCGGCGACAGTCTCTCCGGCATCGGCGGCGTCAGGCGGCCGGGTATCGTTCACCGGCTCGACAAGGAAACGAGCGGTGTCATGGTCGTGGCAAAGAACGATGCTGCCCACCGTCATCTTTCGGACCAGTTTGCCGACCACGGGCGCACGGGGCCGCTCGAGCGCGCCTATCAGGCGGTGGTCTGGGGACGTCCCCGGCAATTGAAGGGAACGATCAACGCCTCGCTGGGACGGGCGGCGGACCGCACGAAGCGGGCCGTCAAGCACGAGGAGAGCGACGATGCGCGCGAAGCCATCACCCACTATGAAGTGGTCGAGCGTTACCATGAAAAACCCGACGGCACCTGCCTCGCCTCGACCGTGACCTGTCATCTCGAAACGGGACGCACCCACCAGATCCGCGTTCACATGGCCCATATCGGCCACCCGCTGATCGGTGACCCTGAATACGGTGCAGCCTTCCGGACCAAAGCCAATCTGCTGCCCGATCTGGCGAAAGCCGTGGTCAACCGCTTTCACCGGCAGGCGCTGCACGCATTCATGCTGCAGTTCGAGCACCCGGCGACAGGCGAGACGATGCATTTCGAAGCACCTATGCCCTTGGACATGGAGGCCTTGGTTGCGGCCTTGCGCGCGGAAGAGTGATCCCCGCGCCGCGCGTCTGACGCGCAAAGGATGCTGCGGCAAGCCTTGAATTCTCGGCTCCGGATTCCAATCTTATAGAAGCTTCAACTTGCGCCATTCCCTTCCCCGGTCTCACGACAGCGTGAAACCGGAGTCCTTGAATCATGCTTTCGCCGTACTTATCTTCTAGCCTCGTGGGGTCTTGACGAAGACCCACATGCCCGGTCTGCCGTCCCGGAGGCCGGAGACGCAAAAAGGGGGTGCTTCATGGCCCGCAATACTTTGCCGACCATTACCGCTGGAGAGGGCGGTCTCAACCGTTATCTCGACGAAATCCGCAAATTTCCAATGCTCGAACCGCAGGAAGAGTACATGCTCGCCAAGCGGTACCAGGAGCATGACGACCGCAGTGCCGCGCACAAGCTGGTAACGAGCCATCTTCGCCTCGTCGCCAAGATCGCGATGGGCTACCGCGGCTACGGCCTGCCGATTGGCGAAGTCGTATCGGAAGGCAACGTCGGCCTGATGCAGGCCGTCAAGAAATTCGAACCCGATCGCGGCTTCCGGCTCGCGACCTACGCGATGTGGTGGATCAAGGCTGCGATCCAGGAATACATCCTGCGCTCCTGGTCGCTCGTCAAAATGGGTACGACCGCCAACCAGAAACGGCTGTTCTTCAACCTGCGGCGGCTGAAAGGCCGCATTCAGGCGCTCGACGAGGGAGACCTCAAGCCCGAGCAGGTAAAGGAAATCGCGACAACCCTTAAGGTCAGCGAAGACGAAGTTG
Coding sequences within:
- a CDS encoding DUF1134 domain-containing protein, producing the protein MQPFMKATNVVVRAILTMTLIAGAMSAAHAQSPNNSQYTMQEIVDAGHSFFGETSGGLAKVVERAFERYGLPNGYILGQEGSGAFIAGLTYGEGELYTKNVGQHTVFWQGPSLGLDWGGQGSRAMMLVYNLSSVPALYKRFGGVSGSAYVVAGVGMTVLTDEQVVVVPIRTGIGARLGLNVGYLKLTQQPTWNPF
- a CDS encoding TrmH family RNA methyltransferase; amino-acid sequence: MTLSSLIRIDDPSDARIAGFVAIKERDLTGRQGRFIAEGTVVLRMLAAAHRARRGIAAEAILLLESRVAGLTELLAEFPAEIPVYVAGGPAFDAIAGFNMHRGVLALGRRDAMPDRDSLIASLPAESLVLAACGISNHDNMGSLFRNAAAFGVDAVLMDATSCDPMYRKAIRVSVGSVLTMPFAREGTGAALIERLQAAGFAIWGLSPRGTVDISNIPPAPRTALLVGTEGEGLPEAILSAIHTARIRQRPGLDSLNVAMAAGIALHQVALINARL
- a CDS encoding RluA family pseudouridine synthase is translated as MNDPFKQAAGNRKVLKANEDAAGRLDAFLTGALSGEFSRNRIKSLIEQGAVSINGKAITEPKRKVHPGDVFEIVLPQPVDPEPKGEEIPLDVLYEDDDLIVLVKPAGLVVHPGAGNWTGTLVNALIHHCGDSLSGIGGVRRPGIVHRLDKETSGVMVVAKNDAAHRHLSDQFADHGRTGPLERAYQAVVWGRPRQLKGTINASLGRAADRTKRAVKHEESDDAREAITHYEVVERYHEKPDGTCLASTVTCHLETGRTHQIRVHMAHIGHPLIGDPEYGAAFRTKANLLPDLAKAVVNRFHRQALHAFMLQFEHPATGETMHFEAPMPLDMEALVAALRAEE
- the rpoH gene encoding RNA polymerase sigma factor RpoH produces the protein MARNTLPTITAGEGGLNRYLDEIRKFPMLEPQEEYMLAKRYQEHDDRSAAHKLVTSHLRLVAKIAMGYRGYGLPIGEVVSEGNVGLMQAVKKFEPDRGFRLATYAMWWIKAAIQEYILRSWSLVKMGTTANQKRLFFNLRRLKGRIQALDEGDLKPEQVKEIATTLKVSEDEVVSMNRRLSGDASLNAPIKASEGDSGQWQDWLVDDHDNQEEILIEQDELDNRRALLASAMKVLNDRERRIFEARRLAEDPVTLEDLSTEFDISRERVRQIEVRAFEKVQDAVRKAALERASALRVVEGA